A genomic window from Chaetodon trifascialis isolate fChaTrf1 chromosome 22, fChaTrf1.hap1, whole genome shotgun sequence includes:
- the LOC139350945 gene encoding uncharacterized protein, with translation MEVLTLLLMLLTVSGYSYVLQPRLTVTHISELDRDHQSEVRGEQPRDVSLSVEEKEKAAEPAERRKTEEEQRSEALTPETNPETKRMEEILDISKGYGKGGKGRLTLLGGETRTEEFSVADVVKDLDTDKRDEVERREDLETNEETATVSPQFFLLSVTLPNPTAINPISASAVTAGEVRSVSLLEGLLTELLQSPGRHLKQNELEVKTSPRLEDVMVKSMLFKSAQEVQTTTEISTDPPKEAEFVPKVQAATPTEEANSTPKSNENNPTAKLVEFMQEPNITQPAGKPATAKMMENNTIVVVKRNKTSPHPQLTKPSQLTPAKTPLGRPIKINKSSKNKTIKTSKEKKRKKDNKTKKPSEKKEVTPTYFPYFMDNYCPPECACYGRVVQCSDKGVDKVPYGIPYNARYILLMNNHINSIQLDLLNEYVSMEFLVLSNNRLTDGAIEGAFEGIPALKRLYLDRNLLESVPTDLPHSLEELRLDNNQLSVMSEAAWARCPGLLVLSLSNNSLGNGSDFLPNAVLSPLSNLRTLNLDHNQLTSVPLGLPLSIKNLYLKGNLIEQFREGAFNGLTELVVLDLSANRLTNKGLLRDSLLNATHLESLNLEGNRLKQVPRHLPYSLKTLNLEGNLISSIKRAALNRLKNLEHLGLARNKIFKVAPGAFKALPVLHQLDLCHNTLRQVPRQLPQALHSVALTHNKIQSVPRDAFCWGNTSLSLSGLVRVQLEHNLIDMGKLDAQAFKCLRGFQVVHFY, from the exons ATGGAAGtgctcactctgctgctcatgTTGCTCACAGTCTCTGGATATTCATACGTATTGCAGCCCA GACTGACAGTCACACATATATCTGAGCTGGACAGAGACCACCAGTCTGAGGTGAGGGGGGAGCAGCCGAGAGATGTTTCTCTATccgtggaggagaaagaaaaggctgcCGAACCTGCCgagagaaggaaaacagaggaggaacagagaagCGAAGCCCTGACTCCAGAGACAAACCCAGAAACGAAGAGGATGGAAGAAATCTTAGACATCAGTAAAGGATATGGGAAAGGAGGCAAGGGAAGGCTGACACTTCTAGGGGGAGAAACAAGAACAGAGGAGTTTTCTGTAGCTGACGTGGTGAAAGATTTAGATACAGATAAACGAGAtgaagtggagaggagagaagatcTGGAGACAAATGAGGAGACA GCCACAGTCAGTCCTCAGTTCTTCCTTCTGTCCGTCACGCTTCCCAATCCTACAGCAATCAATCCCATCTCAGCCTCAGCAGTGACCGCTGGTGAGGTGAGGTCTGTCTCGCTGCTTGAAGGACTCCTCACTGAGCTGTTACAGAGTCCTGGACGTCATCTCAAGCAGAACGAACTGGAAGTGAAGACTAGCCCAAGATTAGAAGACGTGATGGTCAAAAGCATGTTGTTTAAATCTGCACAGGAGGTCCAAACCACAACGGAAATAAGCACTGATCCTCCCAAAGAGGCTGAATTTGTCCCCAAGGTGCAAGCAGCAACGCCAACTGAAGAGGCAAATTCTACgccaaaatcaaatgaaaataatcccaCTGCTAAACTGGTCGAGTTTATGCAGGAACCCAACATAACACAGCCTGCAGGCAAACCCGCAACAGctaaaatgatggaaaataacACCATAGTTGTAGTGAAGCGAAATAAAACATCTCCTCACCCTCAACTGACCAAACCTTCGCAGCTGACACCTGCCAAAACACCTTTAGGGAGGCCaatcaaaatcaataaaagtAGTAAAAATAAGACAATTAAGacatcaaaggaaaaaaaaaggaaaaaggacaataaaaccaaaaagcCATCAGAGAAGAAGGAGGTCACGCCAACATACTTTCCATACTTTATGGATAACTACTGTCCTCCTGAGTGTGCCTGCTACGGAAG GGTGGTCCAGTGCTCGGACAAAGGTGTGGATAAGGTTCCTTACGGTATTCCCTATAATGCACGCTACATCCTCCTCATGAATAACCACATCAACAGCATCCAGCTGGACCTGCTCAACGAATACGTCTCTATGGAGTTCCTTGTGTTGAGCAACAACCGGCTCACAGATGGCGCCATAGAGGGGGCCTTTGAGGGGATCCCGGCTCTGAAGCGCCTCTACCTGGACAGGAACCTGCTAGAAAGCGTGCCCACTGACCTTCCACACTCTCTTGAGGAGCTTCGTTTGGATAATAACCAGCTGAGTGTGATGTCTGAGGCAGCATGGGCCCGTTGCCCCGGCCTCTTGGTGTTGAGCCTCAGCAACAACAGCCTGGGGAATGGATCTGACTTTCTTCCCAATGCAGTGCTCTCTCCTTTGTCTAACCTGCGCACTCTGAACCTGGATCACAACCAGCTAACATCAGTTCCCCTGGGCTTACCACTGTCCATCAAGAACCTCTACCTCAAAGGGAACCTCATTGAACAGTTCCGTGAAGGAGCCTTCAATGGGTTAACAGAGCTAGTGGTTTTGGACCTGAGCGcaaacagactgacaaacaAAGGTCTTCTCAGGGATTCCCTTCTCAATGCAACTCACTTAGAAAGCCTCAACTTAGAGGGGAACAGACTAAAACAAGTGCCACGACACCTTCCCTACTCACTTAAAACTCTAAACCTAGAGGGCAACCTCATTTCTTCCATAAAGAGAGCAGCTCTTAACCGCTTGAAAAACCTTGAGCACCTGGGTTTAGCAAGGAATAAAATCTTCAAAGTGGCACCAGGGGCGTTCAAGGCATTACCCGTCCTGCATCAGCTAGACCTGTGCCACAACACCTTGCGCCAGGTGCCCAGACAGCTGCCACAGGCTCTGCATTCTGTAGCACTCACCCACAACAAGATTCAATCAGTGCCCCGCGACGCTTTCTGCTGGGGGAATACAAGTCTGAGTCTCAGTGGGCTTGTACGAGTGCAGCTGGAACACAATTTAATCGATATGGGGAAGTTGGATGCACAGGCTTTCAAATGCTTACGGGGTTTTCAGGTGGTGCACTTCTACTGA